In a genomic window of Pontibacter liquoris:
- the plsX gene encoding phosphate acyltransferase PlsX → MRIALDAMGGDFAPEAIIKGAILAAQQLTQEDEILLIGKEDIIKPLLDEYGYTGSGIRTYHASQVIEMGEHPTKALTQKTDSSIAVGYGLLKAQQVDAFCSAGNTGAMLVGAMFSVKAIEGILRPSIGGLVPKLKGGYGIMLDVGANAECKPEVLEQFAELGSIYAKYVLEIENPKVGLMNLGEEEGKGTVNTQAAHQRLKANTTINFIGNIEGRDLFNDKADVIVCDGYTGNIILKMAESLYDILSEKNIHDPFFDKFNYETEGGSPILGINGNAIIGHGVSSPLAICNMVMQAQKMVTSRISERFRKYYSV, encoded by the coding sequence ATGAGGATCGCCTTAGACGCAATGGGCGGCGATTTTGCACCTGAGGCCATCATCAAGGGTGCAATTCTGGCCGCACAGCAGCTTACCCAGGAAGATGAAATCCTGCTCATCGGCAAGGAAGACATCATCAAGCCGCTGCTCGATGAATACGGATATACTGGATCTGGCATTAGGACTTACCATGCCAGCCAGGTAATTGAAATGGGTGAGCACCCGACAAAGGCGCTCACGCAAAAAACCGACTCCAGCATTGCTGTTGGGTATGGCTTACTCAAAGCGCAGCAAGTAGATGCTTTCTGCAGCGCCGGTAACACCGGGGCCATGTTAGTAGGAGCCATGTTCAGCGTAAAAGCAATAGAAGGCATACTCAGGCCTTCTATTGGTGGTTTAGTTCCAAAGCTTAAAGGCGGTTACGGGATCATGCTGGATGTAGGCGCAAACGCCGAGTGCAAGCCTGAGGTGCTCGAACAGTTTGCCGAGCTTGGCTCTATTTACGCCAAGTATGTACTGGAGATCGAGAACCCCAAAGTAGGACTGATGAACCTGGGAGAGGAAGAGGGCAAGGGCACTGTGAACACACAGGCAGCTCACCAACGCCTCAAAGCCAACACCACGATCAACTTTATCGGTAATATCGAAGGGCGCGACCTGTTCAACGACAAAGCCGATGTGATTGTATGCGATGGTTATACCGGAAACATCATCCTGAAAATGGCCGAGTCGCTGTATGATATCTTAAGCGAGAAAAACATCCACGATCCTTTCTTCGACAAGTTTAATTACGAAACCGAAGGAGGCAGCCCTATCCTAGGAATCAACGGGAATGCCATTATCGGGCATGGGGTTTCTTCTCCGCTGGCTATCTGCAATATGGTGATGCAGGCGCAAAAAATGGTCACCTCCCGAATCTCTGAAAGGTTCAGAAAGTACTATAGTGTTTAA
- a CDS encoding beta-ketoacyl-ACP synthase III gives MSKITAAITGVSGYVPEYVLTNKELETMVETNDEWITSRTGIKERRILKGEGLGTSHIAVPAVKELLKKTNTSPEEVELLICATTTPDMVFPATANLITAEVGAVNAFGYDLQAACSGFLYALATGAKFIESGQYKKVIVVGADKMSAIIDYTDRATCIIFGDGGGAVMLEPNTEGYGIQDQVLKSDGSGAPFLHMKAGGSRKPATIETVQAREHFAFQEGQQVFKFAVKGMADVSAEVMERNKLTADDVAWLVPHQANKRIIEATANRMGVSNDKVMLNIHKYGNTTSGTIPLCLWEYESQLKKGDNLILAAFGGGFTWGAIYLKWAYDPK, from the coding sequence ATGAGTAAGATTACTGCCGCCATAACTGGTGTGAGTGGCTACGTTCCGGAATATGTACTGACCAACAAGGAACTAGAGACGATGGTTGAAACCAACGATGAATGGATTACCTCTCGTACCGGTATCAAGGAAAGGCGAATTTTAAAAGGGGAAGGCCTGGGCACCTCCCACATCGCTGTTCCGGCAGTAAAGGAACTCCTGAAAAAAACTAACACCAGCCCCGAAGAAGTGGAGCTGCTGATCTGCGCCACCACTACCCCGGACATGGTTTTCCCGGCTACGGCTAATCTGATTACCGCCGAAGTAGGCGCTGTAAATGCCTTCGGCTACGACCTGCAGGCAGCCTGCTCCGGCTTCCTGTATGCCCTTGCCACCGGCGCCAAGTTCATCGAATCAGGTCAGTATAAAAAAGTGATTGTAGTGGGCGCTGATAAAATGTCGGCCATTATTGATTATACCGACCGTGCTACCTGCATTATTTTTGGAGATGGCGGCGGGGCCGTGATGCTGGAGCCAAATACCGAAGGCTATGGTATTCAGGACCAGGTGCTGAAGTCAGATGGTAGCGGCGCCCCTTTCCTGCACATGAAAGCCGGCGGCAGCCGCAAACCAGCCACCATCGAGACCGTTCAGGCCCGCGAGCACTTTGCTTTTCAGGAAGGCCAGCAGGTGTTTAAATTTGCCGTGAAAGGCATGGCCGATGTATCGGCGGAAGTAATGGAGCGCAACAAGCTTACCGCCGACGATGTGGCCTGGCTTGTACCGCATCAGGCTAACAAGCGCATCATCGAAGCGACAGCCAACCGCATGGGCGTAAGTAACGACAAGGTGATGCTCAACATCCACAAGTATGGCAACACCACCAGCGGCACCATTCCGTTGTGCCTGTGGGAGTATGAGAGCCAGCTAAAGAAAGGCGACAACCTGATCCTCGCTGCTTTCGGCGGCGGGTTTACCTGGGGCGCCATCTACCTGAAATGGGCCTACGATCCGAAGTAA
- the rplT gene encoding 50S ribosomal protein L20 — MPRSVNVVAARHRRKKMMKMAKGYFGRRKNVWTVAKNAIEKGLVYAYRDRKVKKRDFRSLWIQRINAGAREHGLSYSALMGALKKANIDLNRKVLADLAMNHPEAFKSIVDKVK, encoded by the coding sequence GAAGAAAGAAAATGATGAAAATGGCCAAAGGTTACTTTGGCCGTCGCAAAAACGTATGGACCGTTGCGAAGAACGCAATTGAAAAAGGTCTCGTTTATGCGTATCGTGATAGAAAAGTTAAGAAGAGAGATTTCCGTTCCCTGTGGATCCAGCGTATCAACGCCGGTGCCCGTGAGCACGGTCTGTCTTACTCCGCCTTAATGGGCGCCCTGAAGAAGGCAAACATCGACCTGAACCGCAAAGTACTTGCTGACCTGGCGATGAACCACCCAGAGGCTTTCAAGAGCATCGTTGATAAAGTAAAGTAA